CTTGGAGACCTCATCAGTTGAACCACTGCCGTTACCTTTTCCTGAATTATACCTTTTTCTGCGTTCCAAAGTCAGTTGTTTTTTAATCCTGCGTTTTTCTAATACTTCCTCCTTCCTGCCCATGTAAACATCTAACGGGCACACGTTCTTATGCGCTTTATGCGGCGTATGAACATACCGGTCAATAGACTTTGCTACTGCCGCTTTGAGTTCTTCCGGGCTGCAATATACTATCAGGCATACCTCGCCCTTAATATTACGGTGGAACCGTTCTATCTTACCCTGTGTCTGCGGATGGTACGGCTTACCGAAAATATGGTGAATACCATGCATGCTTAGCATAATTTCCAGTTCACTGGCTTTAAACCCTGACCCGTTGTCAGACAACAACATCGGAGCTTTACCATCCTTCAAATGCCCGAGTTTCCTGGCTTCTTCCACAGCTTTCTCTATCGTCCAGCTTATGCTTCTGCACGTTTCATCCGGGTAAAGGTCCCATGCCACAACGTTGCGGGAATAGTCGTCTAACGCAGTTATTTGTTTGTAGTACCCCCAGCCTACTACAAAATAGTTGGTAGCATCGCATTGCCAGATCTGGTCAGGTTTTGTGGTCTTTACCTTCCATTCCTG
This is a stretch of genomic DNA from Elusimicrobiota bacterium. It encodes these proteins:
- a CDS encoding DDE-type integrase/transposase/recombinase, producing MLTLEEKRELLDRLNSSGNGLTNKLNELGLPKATYYRWRNRYEKYGIEGLKMKPKTPNNIWNKLSAAEQERVKVVIKAHPELSARLIAVKITDEEDFYVCESSVYRILKSEGLLQPRAVDIPAAQEWKVKTTKPDQIWQCDATNYFVVGWGYYKQITALDDYSRNVVAWDLYPDETCRSISWTIEKAVEEARKLGHLKDGKAPMLLSDNGSGFKASELEIMLSMHGIHHIFGKPYHPQTQGKIERFHRNIKGEVCLIVYCSPEELKAAVAKSIDRYVHTPHKAHKNVCPLDVYMGRKEEVLEKRRIKKQLTLERRKRYNSGKGNGSGSTDEVSK